The sequence AAGAAATTAACGGCACCGTTGAAGTCCCTAAGGGAAAGGGATTCTGGCGAACATTATTTGCCTACTCTGGTCCTGGTGCATTAGTTGCCGTCGGGTACATGGACCCTGGTAACTGGTCAACCTCAATCACCGGTGGACAAAGTTTCCAATACACCCTAATGACTACCATCTTGATTTCAAGTTTGATTGCGATGTTGCTTCAATACATGGCGGCTAAACTCGGGATCGTGAGTCAAATGGACCTCGCTCAGGCAATTCGGGCACGGACCGGTAAAGCATTAGGAATTGTTCTTTGGATCATGACAGAATTTGCTATCATGGCAACCGATATTGCCGAAGTTATTGGGGCAGCGATTGCCCTGAACCTGCTCTTCCATATTCCATTAATTCCGTCCGTTTTCATTACGGTTTTGGATGTTTTAGTACTGCTCTTATTGACGAAGATCGGGTTCCGGAAGATCGAGGCTATCGTTGCCTGCTTGATCCTGGTCATTCTGTTTGTTTTCGCTTACCAAGTGGCCTTGTCCAACCCTGATTGGGGAGCTGCATTTATGGGGCTGTTACCATCAACCAAGGCCATCGCACAAAGCCCTAACGTCGGCGGCATCACCCCATTGAGTGGTTCCCTCGGGATCATCGGGGCGACCGTCATGCCGCACAACCTCTACCTGCACTCCGCAATTTCTCAGACGCGGAAGATCGATCATGACGACCTCGACAGCATTCGCCAGACGGTGCGGTTCACGACCTGGGACTCCAACATTCAGCTGTCCCTGGCCTTCATCGTCAACTCACTGCTGCTGATCATGGGGGTTGCCGTCTTCAAGTACGGTGCCGTCAAGGACAGTTCCTTCTTCGGCCTTTACGAGGCATTAAACAACACTTCGATGCTTTCTAACCCAATTTTGATTGCGGTTGCCAAGTCTGGAGTCCTTTCAACCCTGTTTGCCGTAGCATTGCTGGCATCTGGGCAGAACTCCACCATCACTGGGACCCTGACCGGTCAGGTGATCATGGAGGGGTTCGTTCACATGAAGATGCCACTCTGGGCCCGGCGGCTGGTAACCCGGTTGATCTCCGTTGTCCCCGTGCTGCTTTGTGTCGGCCTGACGAGTGGTGAATCCGAGATCCAGCAACACTCTGCCCTGAATATGCTGATGGAAAATTCGCAGGTTTTCCTGGCATTTGCCCTGCCATTCTCAATGCTGCCATTACTGATGATGACTAACAGTGAGGTTGAAATGGGTGAGTTCAAGAACCGTGGCTGGGTCAAGTTCTGTGGCTGGTTGTCAGTCATTGCGTTGACCTTCCTGAACCTTTACAACCTGCCTTCCACCTACGAAGGTTTCGGCGTTTGGTCCAAGGGCACCGCGGATATCCTGGCCTACGCCTCGATCGTAGTTATCCTGGCCCTGTTGATCTGGACCTGTGTCGAACTTTACCGCGGTGACAAGCGCTTTGCCGCTGAGGGGAACGGCTTTGGTCAGCACGAATCAACCATGAAGGGTTATAAGAAAGATTAACGAATTAAACTAAGGAGGATTGGCAAATTGCCAATCCTCCTTTGGCGTTTTAAAATTGCTAGATCATGATATAATATTGTCCTGTAGTAATTTAATTGTTCTGGATGAGGTGAACACATTGAACAACGACCAAGATCAAAACAAAAAACGCCTGACCCGGGTGGAGCTTTACGACACGCCGAAGCCCGGCACCAAGAAAAAGAAACGCTCATCAATTTTTGACAACTTAAAACGCAAGGAACAGGAAGACGAACGCCGCTACGCCAGCACCGCTAGCAAGACCGGGCACAAATCCCCCCGTCCTAAAAAGCCACGGAAGCGCGGCGGCCACCGCACCTTCAAGATCCTGCTATCAATCCTCTTAGCAATCCTGTTGGTCATGATCATTGTCTTCATGGTCAAGCAGCAGAACCCGGTCAACACCAGCAACGACAACGAGACCACGGTTTCTACCAGCTCCAAGAAGAAGCACAGCAGCAGTCACAAGAAGAAACATAAACACCACAAGTCGTCCAGCAGCGAGGACTACACGAATGACGACGTCTCCGACACCTACTCTTCGACGCCAAGCACCAGCCGGAGCACGACGACCAGCCAGCCGAGCCAGCACAGCACGTCGACGACCGACAACAACACTAGTCGGCAAAACTCAAGCTCAACGACAACCCAGCAACCGCAAAGCAACAATAACCAGCAGTCGTCCACGAATACTAACCACCAGTCATCCCAGACGACGGGCACCATTTCGAGCCAGCCTGCTAACGGTCAACAAGGCGGCACTAATACGCAACAAAAATAATTTTCAATTAGCCCTTGCGAAGGATCAAAAGCGTGCTATAATCAAAAGCAATCGAAGGATATGCACATTGTTGATCCTCTAACAGGGAGTCGGTACCTAGGCTGGAAGTACCGTAGAGGTTTTGGCATTGTTGTACCACCTTGTTAAGATTACCGGCCGAGATAAGGCCGATCGGGTCGTGTCCGTTACCACACCATGGAGAGGACGTTTTTTTAGTACGTCCTGAAGATGGGTGGAACCACGCTAACTATTGATAATTAACGTCCCTAGCGCTTACAAACGTAGGTGCTAGGGACGTTTTTAATTTTTATAAGGGAGAGATACATATGGCTCAAGTTGCAGTTATGTCACCAGATGGATCCGTTGAAAAGATCGATCGCGATTCAAAAGAAAGTTTACAGGCCCTGCGGAAGTTATCTGCACTGATGCTCAAGGCCGCATTACAGCAGGAATTCAAGGGCATTCGGCTCGGTGAAGTCGTTGCCGATGAAGACGGCTTCCACGTTGATTCCGATAAGGACGATCAACAGGTTTCCGTCGACGAATTGCCAGCACTTCAAGATGCAATCAAGAAGCTGGCTAAGGACGACGCCAAGGTTGAATTCGTCGAAATGGACCTGGACGATGCCCTGGCCGAAGCGGGCGACGACCAGTACTCCAACGCCCTGATCAAGGAAGCCGCTAAGGATGGCAAGGTTGCCATGTACCAACTCGGCGACGTTAAGGCCGTTGCCGACCAGGATATCCTGGTTTACGGTGACGTTGTGAAGAACATCCAGCTGCTCTCCGTTGCCGGTGCTTACTGGAAGGGCATGTCCTCCAACCCAATGCTGCAGCGGCTGTACGGGACCGTCTTCTTCAAGAAGGACGACCTGGCCGACGACCTGAAGAAGCGCCAGGAAGCCCGCGAACGTGACCACCGGGTAATCGGGAACCAGCTTGACCTCTTCTTCGTTGATCCAAAGGTCGGCGCCGGTTTGCCATACTGGATGCCAAAGGGTGCCACGATTCGGCGGACGATCGAACGTTACATCATCGACCGGGAAGTTGCCGACGGTTACAAGCACGTCTACACCCCAGTCCTGATGAACCTGGACGCCTACAAGACTTCCGGTCACTGGGAACACTACCGTGACGACATGTTCCCACCAATGGACATGGGTGACGGCGAAATGCTGGAACTGCGGCCAATGAACTGCCCAAGCCACATCCAAATTTACAAGCACCACATCCGTTCCTACCGTGATCTGCCACTGCGGATTGCCGAACTTGGGATGATGCACCGTTACGAAAAGTCCGGTGCCCTCTCCGGTCTGCAGCGGGTTCGTGAAATGACCTTAAACGACGGCCACACCTTCGTTGCCCTCGACCAGATCCGGTCCGAATTCGCCAAGATCCTGAAGCTGATCATGTCCGTCTACAAGGACTTTGACATCACCGACTACAGCTTCCGGCTCTCCCTGCGTGACCCGAAGAACACCAAGAAGTACTACGCTAACGACGAAATGTGGGAACGTTCCCAAGCCCTCTTGAAGGCTGCCATGGACGATCTGAACCTCGACTACTACGAAGCTGAAGGGGAAGCTGCCTTCTACGGTCCAAAGCTGGACATCCAGACCAAGACTGCTCTGGGCAACGACGAAACCATGTCCACCATTCAGCTGGACTTCATGCTGCCTGACCGCTTCGGCCTGACCTACGTTGGTAACGACGGTAAGGAACACATGCCAGTGATGATCCACCGTGGGGTTGTCGGCACCATGGAACGGTTTATCGCCTACCTGACTGAAATCTACAAGGGTGCCTTCCCAACTTGGTTGGCTCCTGAACAAGTCCACATCATCCCGGTTAACGAGGATGCCCATGGTGCCTACGCCGATGACTTCGCCAAGAAGCTGAAGGCTGCTAACATCCGGGTCGTTGTTGACCACCGGAACGAAAAGATGGGCTACAAGATTCGTGAAGCCCAGACCCAGAAGGTTCCATACACCCTGGTTGTCGGTGACGACGAAATGAAGGGCAATGGCGTTTCCGTGCGGAAGTACGGTGAAAAGGCTCAAAACGAAATGAGCCAGGATGCCTTCATGAACGAAATCCTCGCTGATATTGCATCCTACTCCCGTGAAGAAAACTAATTCATAAATTTAACGAAGCGGTCGTATCGAGTCCGAAAAGCGGTTCGATACGACCGCTTTTTTAGTTGGGTGTACTCCAGTTAAAAACTTTTGCTTCGCTTAGTTTACGGGTGTAAACTAAGCAAGTATCTTAAATGGGGTGAGAAAATTGAACGATAACTATATTGAATTGCCACGCTACAAGGTGATTTTTCTGGCGACCTGCGTCGGGGTGATCGTCGCCAGCATGTTTTACATCCAGCCGATCGAAAACGTGATTACTGTCAGCTATCAGATCAAGCAGTCCCAGACCGCCGTGATCGCGATGCTGACCCAGGTCAGTTACGCCCTCGGGCTCCTGCTGGTGGTGCCGCTCGGTGACATGTTCAACCGCTACCGCTTTCTGCAAGTGATGGAGGCCATCTCGATCTGCTCACTGCTGCTGGCGAGTTGGGCCCCGAGCCCGGTCATCTTTGCCCTGGCCTCCGTTTTGATCGGGCTGACCTCGGTCGGCGGCCAAATCATCATTCCCTACGTTGCCTACCTGACGCCCCTCAAAAAACAGGGGCCGATCCTGGGCGTCATGATCTCTGGAATGCTGACCGGGATCCTCTTCGCCCGAACCTTTAGCGGCCTGATCGCCGCCGCCCTCGGCTGGCACATGGTCTACCTGATCGCCGCCGTCCTCAACTTCCTGCTGCTGATCTTGATTCACCAGTGGGTCCCGAACGACCCCCGCGAGCACGGGCAAGACATCTCGTTGGGCCAGCTGCTGGCCTCCCTGCCCAAGCTACTCAAAAAGTACCGTTACCTGCGCAGCTCGGCCGTCAACGGCTTTGCCATGTTCGGGCTGGCCAACCTCTTCTGGTCAACGCTGGCCTTCCTCTTGATGAGTCGCTTCCACTACGGGTCGGCCGTCGCGGGCAGCATGGGCCTGCTGGGGATTGTCGCGATCTTTGCGGCCCCCTTCATCGGGCGGATGGTTAATCTCTACTCGCCAAAGCAAAACATCGTGACGAGCATCATCCTGGCTATCGTAGCCTACCTGATCTTCGGTGCCTTTCAGCATTCAATGGTGGCCCTGGTCATCGGCATCATCGTCCTTGACCTGAGCACCCAGTTCAGCCAGGTCACCAACCAGGCGATCATCCAGTCGCTCAGCCGGACCGAGAATAGCCGTAACAATTCAATCTTCATGTTCTCCTACTTCTTCGGTGGCTCAATCGGGACCCTGACCGGTATCGACGCCTGGTCGCACTTTGGCTGGGCCGGCGTCACCGCGATGGCCGTGATCTTCGTCATCGTGGCCCTCAGCGCCCATTTTGCAATTGGCGAACCGGAAAAGCTTGGCTGAAGTTAATCTATCAAACGCGGAGCACAAAGCGGCCGCGTTTTTATTATCTCTTCGTAAAATACGAACATTAATTTAAAATATTCCAAAATAGTATTTGATTTTGTGAACTTTTCTTTGTATCATCGAATTGAAAGTAAACAATATTTTTATTTTAGTTGCAATCGTTCGTGTTTAGGAGGTTCACATGCACTGGTTTGCGGATATTATGGCGGCACTTGGCGTCGTCCTCAACGGGATTCCCCAGGGGATCATGGCGATGGGGCTGGGCTTTGCCGTCTTTCCCACAACGTTCTCATTTCTCTTAGTCTCCGGAATTAACTTCGCCTTTAATTCCGTCGCCCCAGTTTCTTTTCAGGCCGAATCATTAGCCCTGACCGGCAACCTTGGTAAGAACACCCGGGAGTACACCTCGATCATCTTCGGTGGTTCCATCATCATGTTGATCATCGGGCTGACCGGCACGTTGACCAAGATCGTTCAGGTTTTTGGCAACCACATCATCACCGCCATGATGGCCGGCGTCGGCATTATGCTGGCCAAGATCGCCCTCAACATGAGCAAGGGCCACGGCTGGACCGGCTGGGTCTCCATCGCGGTCGCCGTCGTCACCTACCTGGTTTCCAAGGACCTGGTCTGGACAATCTGCCTGTCCGTAATTCTCTCTAGCCTTTTCGCGGTCGTCGTCGAACACTACCAAAACGAGCTGCCCAAGGCCGTCACCGTCCGGCGCTTTATCTTCACCAAGCCAATGTT comes from Limosilactobacillus sp. and encodes:
- a CDS encoding Nramp family divalent metal transporter, translated to MKGGFGVDNTKNQHRKHRLIEYANGKSLEEINGTVEVPKGKGFWRTLFAYSGPGALVAVGYMDPGNWSTSITGGQSFQYTLMTTILISSLIAMLLQYMAAKLGIVSQMDLAQAIRARTGKALGIVLWIMTEFAIMATDIAEVIGAAIALNLLFHIPLIPSVFITVLDVLVLLLLTKIGFRKIEAIVACLILVILFVFAYQVALSNPDWGAAFMGLLPSTKAIAQSPNVGGITPLSGSLGIIGATVMPHNLYLHSAISQTRKIDHDDLDSIRQTVRFTTWDSNIQLSLAFIVNSLLLIMGVAVFKYGAVKDSSFFGLYEALNNTSMLSNPILIAVAKSGVLSTLFAVALLASGQNSTITGTLTGQVIMEGFVHMKMPLWARRLVTRLISVVPVLLCVGLTSGESEIQQHSALNMLMENSQVFLAFALPFSMLPLLMMTNSEVEMGEFKNRGWVKFCGWLSVIALTFLNLYNLPSTYEGFGVWSKGTADILAYASIVVILALLIWTCVELYRGDKRFAAEGNGFGQHESTMKGYKKD
- the thrS gene encoding threonine--tRNA ligase, which codes for MAQVAVMSPDGSVEKIDRDSKESLQALRKLSALMLKAALQQEFKGIRLGEVVADEDGFHVDSDKDDQQVSVDELPALQDAIKKLAKDDAKVEFVEMDLDDALAEAGDDQYSNALIKEAAKDGKVAMYQLGDVKAVADQDILVYGDVVKNIQLLSVAGAYWKGMSSNPMLQRLYGTVFFKKDDLADDLKKRQEARERDHRVIGNQLDLFFVDPKVGAGLPYWMPKGATIRRTIERYIIDREVADGYKHVYTPVLMNLDAYKTSGHWEHYRDDMFPPMDMGDGEMLELRPMNCPSHIQIYKHHIRSYRDLPLRIAELGMMHRYEKSGALSGLQRVREMTLNDGHTFVALDQIRSEFAKILKLIMSVYKDFDITDYSFRLSLRDPKNTKKYYANDEMWERSQALLKAAMDDLNLDYYEAEGEAAFYGPKLDIQTKTALGNDETMSTIQLDFMLPDRFGLTYVGNDGKEHMPVMIHRGVVGTMERFIAYLTEIYKGAFPTWLAPEQVHIIPVNEDAHGAYADDFAKKLKAANIRVVVDHRNEKMGYKIREAQTQKVPYTLVVGDDEMKGNGVSVRKYGEKAQNEMSQDAFMNEILADIASYSREEN
- a CDS encoding MFS transporter; this translates as MRKLNDNYIELPRYKVIFLATCVGVIVASMFYIQPIENVITVSYQIKQSQTAVIAMLTQVSYALGLLLVVPLGDMFNRYRFLQVMEAISICSLLLASWAPSPVIFALASVLIGLTSVGGQIIIPYVAYLTPLKKQGPILGVMISGMLTGILFARTFSGLIAAALGWHMVYLIAAVLNFLLLILIHQWVPNDPREHGQDISLGQLLASLPKLLKKYRYLRSSAVNGFAMFGLANLFWSTLAFLLMSRFHYGSAVAGSMGLLGIVAIFAAPFIGRMVNLYSPKQNIVTSIILAIVAYLIFGAFQHSMVALVIGIIVLDLSTQFSQVTNQAIIQSLSRTENSRNNSIFMFSYFFGGSIGTLTGIDAWSHFGWAGVTAMAVIFVIVALSAHFAIGEPEKLG
- a CDS encoding NCS2 family permease, producing MHWFADIMAALGVVLNGIPQGIMAMGLGFAVFPTTFSFLLVSGINFAFNSVAPVSFQAESLALTGNLGKNTREYTSIIFGGSIIMLIIGLTGTLTKIVQVFGNHIITAMMAGVGIMLAKIALNMSKGHGWTGWVSIAVAVVTYLVSKDLVWTICLSVILSSLFAVVVEHYQNELPKAVTVRRFIFTKPMFNLRILRGALGLACLNIGANLSYGLITGQMTGIKPNPVNLNLLTSSQALADMGTSLLGGAPVETIISATASAPEPVVAGILMMLIMAVILFVGWLPKIGKYVPSSSIAGFLLVLGLFVTFPENAATALAGKEQLIAATTMVITALVDPFTGLLAGGAMKFVLPLLGL